The Carcharodon carcharias isolate sCarCar2 chromosome 17, sCarCar2.pri, whole genome shotgun sequence DNA segment tgaatagtggagcagactcgaaagagccaagtggcctattgctgctcctaattcgtacgtgAGGTCTTAGCTCCGGGATGTCTGTCAGGGTCTCCACTATCGTGTTACTCTGACAGTTAATCTGCTTCTTATTCCTGTGGTGCAGCAGATATCATTCAAAATTTCATAATCACCGTTCCCCCTCTTTCTATTTTATGAATTAAACATCttgaattattaaaaaaaaagtcctctTCCAACTATCCCTAGGGATTTTGCAGGCTTGTATATTATATTGATGATCTTATTAATAGCTCCTTGCATGTGTTACTTGAACTTTTTTTCAACTCAAATATCAATATAATTAAAAAAACAccatgcttttctatttttctattttcctGAAGGCACAGCCTCTTGTTGACTGGCATTGAAAGCACTGAagcatctctctcattccctcacacatgtTCAATGGCTCATTTATCTGCTCCCTATCCTCAGGCACCGAGGCCAATTGTAGTGCCCCTACCACTAGCCCCCTTGTGATCATCTAACTCAACCATAATATGGGAATTGAGATCTTCAAGATTCTATGATTAAGTTTACCAAATGAACTAGTCAGGAAAGCTTGAATATTATATTTATTGGACAATTAAGTATTAAGCTAGAAGAGTCTTCTGTACTTGTGGAGTGATACCAGCTTCCCAAGATATCTACAATTCATGGCATGACTTCATTGGTTAATTTTCCAGATGCCCCATGAGTCAACTGTTGAACACGCCCCACAGGACATCAGTTTTATGGAATCTTTCCTGGAAAATCAAATGAACCACACCCAACTAACCAATGGGAAGCATCaggtgagtcagtgaacaggcctACCTACCAATACTGCTGTGCCACCCACTCCTACCCGACTCCTCTAACCCATCCTGGCTAATGCAGCATCATCTTTCAACCAGAGCCAATGCTAGAGTAGTAGGCACCCGAGGTGAACGTTCAGCCTTGTGCACCCACACCCCCTGCCACTGAACCACTAGAATTAACTTTAGAAAATGAATATTGTGCATTTATAATTACAGAATTATTTTTCATGAGAAAGAATATTATGATACTGATTGTACATTTTCATTGTCCTACACTTTTCACAGAATATGTACCAATAGAAATGCACATTATAATGTGTAATATGGCTCACAGGATGAAGTACTATGTGCTCCTGCAACAGTTATTGGATGATTTTATATGCAATTTATGCAATCAACAATCATTACAATAGCGTGAGCTAGTTTAAATTATATTCTTTGACGTTTAGTGGTTCATAGTTTTGGAATAGTCATGTAGATGTACAAATTTGTAAAACTGTTGAATAAACAGAATGAGGAATATGATACGAAATTTTGGGAAAACTGCAACAGAAATACATGGAAATTATATGGATGTCAATATATGTGAACGGTTATCAGTAGACCTTTCATTCCCATGCCTGTTTGTTTACTTATGTGGTTTGATGTATCGTTCAGTTTTTTGCCACCCCCAAATTTTGCCACTCTCAGCGACCACCTAGTTTGCCTAGTGGTTATGACAGCCCTGCTTCCATCCCTCCCCCAGAATGAGTTGGTGTTAGCCTAACCTCTCCCCCGCCTCACAAGCATGAGGGTTAATGTTGGTCTCACCTCCCACATTTGGTTTGGTTTTAATGGCACCCTAGTTCTTCCTCCATAGGATTTCAGCATTGACCTCTCTTCAAGAAGGGCTCAGTTTCAACCTTGGGCTTGCTCCAAAGATAGACATGCTCAACATCAATTGTGCTTCTcttcttccctcactcccctccgCCTCTTCACggggaggatagtgtcactctcactcttcaTTGAGATAGAAgtatttattatatttttatttttcactgTTTTCTTGATGTTAAATTCAAGATTATTAAGACAAaaatttctctctatttaataTTTAGGGTTCTTGTCACAGTCACGAAATCGATAGAAGcttggaggaggaagagaaatgaACAAATTGCAATTTCCTGACAGTGCTAATTAATCAGTGCATTAGGTTTTGGGAAACATTCCCTGCGGTGTCTCCAACACAACACATATACAGTGAGCTTGGAGAACGTTCCTGATCCAGTGAAAGCATTGTTCCTCAACTTTGTTTACAGCCGATAAACTCATTGTGACTTGGTGGTGATCTTTCATGGTCTGCATATGTGTTCACCTTACAACCAGCAACTCAGACTGACCAAAGTTCTGTTCCAGGAGACAATAATGGCCATAATAATAAGAATGACAATAAACTTTTCAAGAAAATGTTTACTGAAAAAATACAATCAAGATAGGGTTCTAATAATTGTGCAATTCAGTCTGTATTAATACTACATTAAACAGACTTCACAAAGTTTAATAACCTTGTGACTATATTTCTCAGGAGTTGCAAGTTGTAATAATGTTTCAAACCCCCGAACTTGATGAACATTTTCTCTTCCAGTAATTAGGACTTTTCCACTGAGACAATAAATGAAACTGTTACATTAACATGAAGACCTATCCTGACAaacacctcctctctctccccttgccacATTACTGGAAATCTTCTGCATCATGCAACACCTTCAGGGAAGGAGGAAATATGAATTGAGGAGAAAAAGTAGGAAATGCAGTGTGAGAACTCTTTCCATGTGTAAGTGCCTTTTTTGGAACCTGTATGGGTTGTTGTGACTCTATTGGATGTTTCGTGAAtatattctcactccctccctccgtccggtTTCCAAGAAGTCTGCAGTTATATATTTCTAACAGTTCAGAGAAATACTCTCGGATGTGATTGAACAGATCAGGACTCAATACGGGTTCAACTTGCAACATCTGAAAACACTTAGTGACAGGAAAGGATTGGCCTCAAGGTTTGAGCTGAGCATTTGTGGTAAGGATTTGGCTCAGGGTTTGTGTAAGAAGTTAGGATAACGGTAACTAAACAATGAAATCTCCAGGTATTGATTCTGACTTCTAGTTTGCCCACTGAAGACTGATGCAGAGTTGAGCCAGAGAGCTGTGAATGAATTTACTTCAGTCACAAACATTTGCTGTCAAATCAGTACATTGAATAGGTTCCTATGAAAAGTAGTTTCAATGAGAGTTCCTCTGCAAACAACTTGTATGTTACATACAGGCCCTGAACTTGTATCATCCAGCTCGAGATATCACATTTACTCAGGGAGCAAATTCCAAAGACACCTTTTCGAAGAAGAATCAGAGTGTCATGAGTGCTGATGTTGGTGTGCAGTGCAATCTTTGGTAAAAAGGTTTCTGGAGTTTCTGTTTAATTTGGATATTAGGTAACAAATATTGATGTTTGACTGTTACCATTACTTCTGACAATtcattatgtttttaaaaatggtttGAAATTCAACTTTGAGATTTTTTTCAATTAAAAATATTTCCAAAAACTGAAAAGAAGTTTGAATTTTTAAGATCTAAATGATGTTGTGCTCTTTATTCAAAAGCATATAAATAAGTCCTAAAAAGGTAGATGACCATGGCACAGATTGAAGttacataagaacaggagtaggccattcaaaccctcaagcctgttccgccattcaattcgatcatagctgatctgtcaCTTAACTCTTTCATCACAGTATTAAGGGTACATTGCAATCTAACCTGTTGATATGTTCTGACTTATTTGTGCGCATTTGGATTACAACTGAGACTACTGTAACTAAAACCAGTGTTTCACAAAATTGACCTTGGTAGATTTGCAGAGACTGTACTGGGTACAAAACAACCAAGTTACACCTTCCATAGAGTCTGATTAATGCTCCAGACAGACTGCTTCATCAAGTGATAATTAACTCTACATTCGTACCTTTCCATAAAAGGGAAGTGTCAATTAAACAATGTTGTCAAGGAGAGTCCTACAGTTAGAAATGTTGTGTGATGCTTCAGTGCTGGCATTCTCTGCAGATCCTTTGGACTGATAGAGAAGGTTGAGTTGCAATTCTCACAGTCTTTGTGTAAACATGTAGGCAGTGAAAGAACCTATTCTCCTTGCAGTCAATTTTCATACTGGCAGATGCTAAAGCCCCTTCTTATTACTTTGTGGTGGTAATTGCAAATATTACCTAAATCACATGTTCTAATTCAATGCACACTCATTTTGGACTTAACTAAATCACTTTCAAACTCAGTCTATAATTCTATCATATTAAAGTCACTCTGTCTTTAAGATAACTTTACCACACGGTTATGAATTCTTGCAATGCCAATTGGAAAACAAATACTTTGTTacctgattggatgattcttTTCTCTCAATCAATCCGTTTCCCATAACCAATATTGCTATTTTTGTATATTAAAATACTGTGCCTCAGTAGGTAGCACTTTCACTTCCAAATCAGAAGTtcgcaagttcaaatcccacgcCAGACTTAAGTCGACAAATCTAGGCTGATCCTAcatgcggtactgagggagtgctccactgacAAATAAAGTCTTTTGAATGGGGATCAAACCAaggccccacctgccctctcaggtgtatCCTGTGGAACCATTTCGAAGAACAGCAAGGGTGTTATTCTTAGTGTCATTGCCACTATTTATGCCTCAATGTCATTGAAACAAATGCTGCAATCACTATTAcagtgctaaaaacaaaaaaactgcagatgctggaaatccaaaacaaaaacagaattacccggaaaaattcagcaggtctggcagcatcggtggagaagaaaagagttgacgtttcgagtacccatgacccttccacagaacttgaatgaatccaagaaaggggtgaaatataagccggtttaaggtgtgtgaggtggggggggtggggggggggggtgcgtggtttgggtggggggagagaagtggagggggttggtgtggttgtagggacaaacaagcagtgatagaagcagatcaacaAAGAACAGAACAATagtggagctataccttgagtgccctaccatccattcttaattagcacatttgtttagataatatcaccaactttaacacctatgtgttcttttgttctgttgtttgtgacatcttttgatgatctgcttctatcactgcttgtttgtccctacaaccacaccaaccccctccacttctttccccccacccaaaccacccccccccccccccccacctcacacaccttaaaccggcttatatttcacccctttcttggattcactcaagttctgtcaaagggtcatgaggactcgaaacgtcaaatcttttcttctccaccgatgctgccagacctgctgagtttttccaggtaattctgtttttgttttactattATAGtactctttgtgggagcttgctgtgtgcaaattggctaccatgcTTCCCACATGACAACTGTGACCACACTTCAGAACTTAATTGACAGTAAAGCATTTTGCGAAGTTATAAGATTGTGAAGggagcaatataaatgcaagtgtttataTTTTATCACCAATGAACAGAAGTGTTCAAGAAAACTGGAAGAAAAACATTCTTTCACGCCCAAATGATTTTTCTCTTAGGAATGGATGCAGTCACAGCCTGCGGATCAGCGTTTCTCCCTCTGCCATCCCCTTTTTTCGACATGATGCAAACTAGTCCATGTTTGTCTTATGCAATGTCTTGTACAGTTATGCATTGACAGTGGATGAGACAGGAAAATATGGTTTGCAGATTCAGCACATTTAAGTGGTGCATTGGCAAAAGGGGTCGAGAACCAAACGAGGAAGAAATGtattatgcagcgagtggtaatgacctgaaatTCACCAAACATGGAAGTGATGACAATCAGTGCTTTCAGAAGGAAATTTGGATGAGAACTTGAAAGAAATAACTGCTGCAGACTCCATGTCATTCCTGGAGAGGGTGGCAACCTTACAAAATGCATGCGCAATGTGATTCCAGTGCTGGATACAAGCATGCGCACTTTAGTCTGATGAGGCATGCGCAACCTCGGCGCGCTgcccaccccaactcacctcaccaccccccccgcccctccgccCTTCGGGGTGCGCATGCGGACTGCTTTCCTCGTCGTCGCTGGATAACGCAAACGCTCGTGTCCTGGTTCCGGGACGCAGGCGCAGTGCGGCGATTCCGAGTAGCTTGTCGGGATGTGGTGGAGTGGTGCCGTTTTGTCGGCGTGGCTGTGCATTCAGCTCGGCCTCTCGCGTGGAATCTACTTCCACATCGGGGAGACTGAGAAAAAATGCTTCATAGAAGAGATCCCTGATGAGACTATGGTGATCGGTGAGTAGCGCGGCCCGAGGCTCGAGATACAGGCAGCGCAACGTCATCAGCTGGGACAACAACCGCTTCAGGAAAGGCTGGAAACCCTGTGGGAGCGAGAGCGCCCCCCACCTGTTGGCACTGGTTGTCACTGCCCCTGCTGGCTGGCACCTGGTATTGTGCCCCCCACCAGATGTCACTGGGCAGTGTTCCTCCCAACTGGCTGGCATTGAGCATCACGTCCCTTACTGCTAGCACTGGGCATTGTGTCCCTGAATGGCTAGGACTGATTATCAGTCCCCAGGATTGGCACCGCATACATGGCACTGGCCTCGGCATCTCACCTGCATTGTGGTGCCGAACAAAGAATGGCTGCCCACGCCCTGGAATGAGTGCCCTACATTGCTTGACTTTGGGGACAGTGTGTTCTGTCAGGGCTGACGTTGAGCGGTACCGAGCCTGTGTGCATCACGGTAGAAACAACCCATACCATTTGATACCTAACTCAGCGCATCCCCTACGGGTTAGCAcaaggaaatatatcgccgttctttcactgtcactgggtcaaaaccctggaactcccttgctaacagcactgtggatgcacctacaccacagggaccgcagcagttcaagaaggcagctcaccaccaccttttcaagggcaactagggatgggcaataaatgctgcccaaccagcgaagcctacattccctgaaagaataaaaaaaagagactGCCTGCCTGGCATCTTCTTGTTTGGGAGAATGAAAATTCTCACGCAAGTGCTAGGAGCAGGCGaagaccatagaaccatagaaaagttacagcgcagtagaaggccatttggcccatcttgtccatgccagcccgaaggCATCCacgtgccctttctaatcccaccttcctgcacccggcccatagccctgcagcttacaacactttaggtgcagatccaggtactttttaaaagagtttagagtttctgcctctaccatcaactTGGACAGCGAATTCCACACACCCACTGGCCCCTCCGTAAAacaattcttcctcatgtcccccctacaccttctgccactgatcttaaatctatgtcccctggttctagacttctgcatcaagggaaacaattttatcctgtccactcgatctattcccctcataattttgtacacttcaatcacaTCACCTCTAggccttctttgttccagggaaaataaccccaacctatccaatctctcctcatagctacacttttctaaccctggcaacattcttgtaaaccacctctgcactctctctggagctattacatccttcctgtaatgtggtgaccagaactgcacacaatactccagttgtggcctcatcagtgttttatacaattccaacattatatccttacttttatattctatacctctgccaatgaaggagagcattccatatgccttctgtacaaccttgtctacttgaactgctgccttccgggacctgtgtacttgtacgccaagatctcgcACTTCATctgcccctcttagtatattttGTAATCTCTGTAACAgttcattgagcctgctctgccaatcagtGTGATGATGGCTAATGTTGGACTTCAACTTCACTTTTCCCAtgagctccccatatccccatattccctgagagaccaaaagccTGACTATCCCAACCTTAAGTGTGTTCGACGATGCAGCACCCACAACCCTcttgggcagagaattccaaagatttacaaatctttgagtgaagaaatttcctcccatctcagtcctaaatgatcatctCCTtagcctgagactgtgcccctgtgttttagcttcCCCAGCGagcagaaacaacctctcacTGTCTACCCTGTGTCCTAGACATTGAAAATATAAGATAGTGATGTTTTGAAATGTATCCTTAACTCAAAGTAAAACAAAGGATTCCAGATAAACCGCCCAAATTAGAGATGTGTCTCTGTGGTCAGGCTGTCACTGGGAGAGAAATTCAAACAGCAAGCCATTGAGGTTAGGGTAGCAGCTTTAACACATTTTCAAACTGCACCAGATATTTTAGCTGAATGAAGTGGATAGGAGAAAGATTTTCATTATTCAAAACATGTATCCAGTTTTATATTTCCCACCTAATTTGTTATATATTATAATTGTAATTTGAGGCATTGGATAAAAATCACCAAGTTCAGACTTGCTGTCTGATGTTGTGAATGTTAGGAGTTTGTAGCCACTACCTTGGGCTGTCAGTGAAAGATTGTTACTCAGCCAAATAGCAGATACTTTTGTGTACTTTGAACAGTATGGAGCTTTAATTTTGTCGTTGAGCACATCGGTGTCCACTTCTTATTCATAATTACTCTTTTCCATCGGATCGAGAATACATTAATGTCTTTATTTCAACAATCAATGTTCTTGTAAACCAGAAACAGCAGAAGAAGACCACAGGTGTAATGTCCCATACTTTTTCTGCACAAGCTGATAATCTTAAACTGTTTCATTGACACCTTTAAAGCAAATACGTGCCTTTTAAATGTTTCGCCCAGTCACTGGATTTTTTTCTGCAGTTGCTGGTCTATTTTAATAGAATGAAAACAGTCCTGTCCATGACATCATACTTCTCTGCCACAGTTTGTCAGAAAATTTAGCTAAAGCAAATTTCTTGAAGTTCATGGGCAATCTTTTCTGACAATCCTTTTAAACATTGATATCCATGTGTGACTGATCGGCCATGCGTGTGGCTGTTACAGGTGTTTCAGTCACATACACTACTTTTTATTTCAAAACGCCCTACATGTGCCTACGCAATACAGGGTGAATGTACTTGACATGCACACTCAGTGAACAAATAGCTACCACCATTCAGTAACCAATTAAAGCACTCGCAAACAATAACCAATTCAAAGTGGTTGCCAGTTATCAAAACCCCATAAAGAAATATAAAGAACAGAGTATTCTATTTGAAAGAAAGTAGTTCTTCAATTACTCATGGTGCAATGAGATGCATGGCCAATTAATCAATTTTGGTGGTTGGttaagggatgaatattggctgcCTGCTCTTCTTCATATCAGTGCcgagaatcttttacatccactgcaACGGGCATGGAATGGCTAAGTCTTTGATAAACCATGTAGAAATctcttagtactgcactgaagtattagCTGGATTTATCTACTGCTCAggtgctgctgtttttttatttattcattcacttgCCTATGTTCCTGTGGATGTGGGTGCTGGCAAGAGCAACTTGTGTTGCCCAGCCCATTCTTAATTGCACTTAAGAGGGTGCCGGTGACAAGCTGTTTTCTTATAACTGCCAAATTCCACATGGGGGAGGTTTACCACAGTAGTATTATGTTGGGAGTTCCAAGAttctaatccagtgacaatgaaagaatggcTATAACacttccaattcaggatggtgtgtcacttggaggggagcttggaggtggtggtgttcccatgtgtctgctgccttcgACCTTTGAggtagtagaggttgtgggtttgagaggTACTGTctcagaagccttggtgagttgctgcagtgcactttgGAGATGATACTCACTGCAGCCAACGTGCGCCACTGCTGCAGAGAGTGCATATTTGAGTTGGTGGTTGGGTGCCGATGAAGTGTGTTGAACCTGTGAATTTCTGACTGATGAGAATGCGATCACTGAACCTAGCAGTGGATGATAATTGAAATACAGGAAAATATTACCAGAGAAGGGCTATGGTCTATAATTACACCATAATGGTTCTTTTGGATATAAATACCAGCTTAGATAACTGATCTGAATGCTAACAACTGTTTTATTTTATGACAGTCCCACTGGAGAATACTCAACATTTCATCCATAGCAGCGATGTATAACTGAAGCCAATTCTTGATTTGTGAACTTGGACTGATGAATGACATCCTTTTTATTAACGCAGACACATAATgagtccatcctgtatcacataCCAACGACTGACTTTTTTGCAGGTTGGGTTGAGCTTATTGGTAATGAAGCTGTGTGTAAAAACAGAACTCCCCTAAATTGTAATCCCATAGAGCGGCTGCATAGAGCGTGTGCCCACCTTTCCACGGGCAGGAATCTCTTTAACAGTCTCCTGGAACCAGTGAAAGTAATTTGTGGGCAGACAACTCGGCTCCACAAATAAAagttagtcactaataaatctaataagCAACGCAGGGGAAACTTTCTCATCTAGAAAGTGGCTAGAATCGAATGTGCTTCCACAGGAAATGGTAGAGGAGAGTAGCAAGATGCATTTAAAGAAAAGCTGGAtaaacatgaggaagaaaggaatggaaggttaTGATGATCGGGTGAAATGAAGCAGGGTGCatagcataaacactggcatagactgtttctgtgctgtacgttcTATGTAATGCCTTTTACAAACATTTTAATCCAGGTAATTACCGGACTCAGCTGTGGGATAAGCAGTCAGAATCTTTTCTGCCCTCGACCCCAGGATTGGGCATGCATGTGGAAGTGCGCGATCCGGACTTCAAGGTAGGGTGCAACCTGGAGTTAGCGTGTATATATCAGAGTTTGGAAAGTAATATGGTTAAAGCCGAGAACTGCCCTTGTTCAAGGGAATGATTTTCAAATAATGTGCAGAAGTGACTTTGATCAGAGGTTGTATGGTATTTTACCTCGGCTATGTAAAGTTGCTCATGACATAAAATTACATCGTGTCATGTGACAGGAAGTAATTAAATCCTGTTTTGATGTGACTAAAGTGGTGCGTTGTCATTAACCGGGCATGGAAATTCAACGGAAAATCTTCTTTCTCCTATCCGATGGGCTCCAGTGCAGGAGCACAGACTCCCATGTTAGAGATGTATGTGCTGAGTTCCTGTATTTGTGGTAGACTGCTGGGGGAATTCGTTATCAGTCACCTGGCTCAGCTGAACACATTTTAAACAATCCACAGCATTCCATCTAAAATATTGGAGTGGGCACAGATGATTGTTTCATCTTGCAGAGTATAATTAGTTTCAGATCTCATACTAAAGAATGAGGACTTGAAAATGATTTATGTGATTGTTGAGTTTACTTACAATTTATGACTTCCAGTGAAATGCCAAATTATTCTATGTCACGGAAGTTCCTATGTTACTAAAGTATCTTTCAATATGGGGCTACATTGCTAAGCACAACTGGAGAGATATTCCAGGTAGAAATCCTTTGCAAATGGGATCAGACTAATTGAAAGTAATTAGAGCAGAGCCGCATAGATGGGTAGCATGATGCTGATGAGCGTGACAGAACCACTTagatcctgatctcattacagccttggttcaaatatggacataagagctgaacttgaggcgaggtgagagtgactgcccttgagatgaaggcagcatttgactgcgtgtggcaccaaggagccctggaAAAGTTGAAATTGATGGGAAGCAGCAGGGAAGCTCTACATTGGCTGTCGTCatatctagtacaaaggaagatggttatggttgttggaggcccaTCATCTATGTCCCAATAAGTGGCCACAGGAATTCCTCAAGATAGTATCCTACCTCAGCCACCTTCAAATGCTCActgaacccacccccccccctcctcctctcctcctccaccaccaccaccaccaccaccaccaattcaGGAGGCCAGAAGTGAGAGTGTGCAATTATCAGTagacaatgttcagtaccatttgtgactccttagataccgaagcagtccgtgTACATATGCAGACCTAgccaacattcaagcttgggctgatagtggcaagtaacattgatgccaggcagtgaccatctctgaccagagagaatctaaccatctttccttgacattcaatggcattatcatcactgaattcatcctggggttaccattgaccagaaactgaactggaccagccttataaaCACTGGCCACTAAAGCAGGTCTGTGATTAACTCGCCTACTGACTccacaaagtctgtccaccaactacaaggcacaagtcaggagtgtgatggaatatattccacttgcctggatgagtgcagctccagcaacactcaagaagtttgacaaccTTCAGGACACAGCATCTGATTGGCACCACTTCtgtaaacattcagtccctccatcaccgacgcttagtggtaacagtgtgtaccatctacaagttgcactgcatgaactcaccaagcctccttggacagcactttccaaacccacaaccactaccatctagaaggacgaggacagcaggcacatgggaacaccactacttggaggttcccctccaagctgctcaccatcctgccttggatatatatcaccgttccttcactgtcactgggtcaaactcgtAATGGCATTGTAAGTGCACCTGCACCATttcgactgcagcggttcaggaaggcaccaccttatcaagggcagttaggaatgggcagcaaatgTAGGTcatgctagtgatgcccacatcccatgaaagaatgaaaagaaatttgaaaaaaaatgcagATCAGGAAGTTGTGCTCTGAGATGGCCCACCTCAGATGAGGTGGCAGTGGAAGAATTGTGATTGATCTCAGTGCACTTGCTTTCGGGAGCGGAAAGCCAACCAGGGACCTGACCTCTCTCCGTTGACCCGTGGTGGAAAGTGCATGTGAGCAGATAAGGTCGGGGATCTGTGGTAAAATTGCCTGTTACATTTAGAACCACACCCCAGAAAGAGTCAGTCACTTTAGAGAAGCAGAATGTTACCTGAATATCCTTAATATGGAAAGTTATTCTCAGATTTAGAAGTACAAGAGTTCAGTTCCTTTCTCACACTTGGCTGCTAGCTCAGTTGTGTTTTGCGTCAGACAGAATAAGCATTTTTCTACTTCTCCCCTGTAGATTGACTGCTTTTTCCAATTCCCAGGTTATCCTCTCCAGACAGTATGGCTCAGAGGGACGATTTACCTTCACGTCACACACTCCGGGTGAGCATCAGATCTGCCTGCACTCCAACTCCACAAAGATGTCACTGTTTGCAGGTGGCAAACTGGTAAGGGTTGGACATTGGGTACAATAGTGCGATTTAATGGTAGGGCACCCCATTCAAAAAGAATTAAGCTGCTGGTGTTGTTTGTGCCCTGCTGCATTTATTTCAATGTGAAACTGAAATCTATACATTGTATGGGATGGACTGTGTGGCATATGTTTAGCTGTTGGACCAGTTTTAATACTTAAAGCTCTGTTTTGATGTTGTGTTCCTCCTTGAGCCAGCAGTGATTCTTAAGCTAACTAATGTTTTTCTGCTGGTTTGTATATTGGTTTGTTCACCTCATCCCAATGAGAGGTTCATTATCTTGTCCTTTACACAACATCTGTAGGAGTCCCTAAATACAAAATATTTTCAGTATTTGCATTGATATAACGTTATAAATAAACCTGTCTGTAAAGACCAGCTAAATTTTGTGTACTTTATGAACACTGCTCAGGTCACTGACTGTGGGACCAGAACTGATATCAG contains these protein-coding regions:
- the LOC121290010 gene encoding transmembrane emp24 domain-containing protein 4-like, coding for MWWSGAVLSAWLCIQLGLSRGIYFHIGETEKKCFIEEIPDETMVIGNYRTQLWDKQSESFLPSTPGLGMHVEVRDPDFKVILSRQYGSEGRFTFTSHTPGEHQICLHSNSTKMSLFAGGKLRVHLDIQVGEHANNYPEIAAKDKLTELQLRVRQLLDQVEQIQKEQNYQRYREERFRQTSESTNQRVLWWSIAQTIILILTGIWQMKHLKSFFEAKKLV